One Lepisosteus oculatus isolate fLepOcu1 chromosome 12, fLepOcu1.hap2, whole genome shotgun sequence genomic window, acaacatacaaactccatacagatagcaccccaggagcaGAATTAAAGCCAAGGTAGCAATGCTACACACTGTGCCACCCTGGCAGTAACAATTGTAATCAATTGCACTATTAGTCCAGGACTTCCTTAAATACGGGCTTATTGTTTAGCTATAAACCTTACTGTTAATATGATTGGAAGTTCTCAATTTAGACTCcaaaatttgtattttctattttaaacttCCAGTTTTACTTGCTTTGTGCGCTCTGTGCCACTGTTTTAGCTTGTGGTCCTGACTCTTTTTTCAGGGTTTTCCACAGAGTGAACATCAGCTCACCAGTGTATGGAACGGCaaattgtacagtaaatacatatacaatATGTCATATGTAGTGTGAAATGGATGGTGTGTTCAGTACATAGATTTTTCTTTCCACCCAAGATTTTGGCTGTATTGCAAAGGTGCTATTAGGTTTTATACGTAGTTATTCATAAGGTACTGTATCATTCAGAGTGAACTTACACAAGCTAAAACATGAGCATATATATGACATGGTTTAACTTTCTTACACTGGTTCCCTgcagatttcagaataaaatactGCTGCTCACCTTTAAGGGTTTGTACTGTTTGGCAGTACATTAATGAGCCTCTACACACCTAGAGTATACTGTACAAGTCATCTGTGCTCTTCATTTTCTGGCTTTCTTTCAGATCCTAATACGAGGCTGTTGTTCCAGACTGTGGAATGATCTCCAGATCATATCAGATCTTGCAAGGTGATCACCAGTTTCAAATCCCATCGTAAAACACACATCCATAATCCTACTTTTGTCCTTTACTGTTTAATttgtgcactgtttttttttctgtgcagtgcCTTGAGATGAAAAACCATGAAAGGTGCAAGataaattatactgtaggttattaTTAATGTGCATTTCAGTATCTAAAATATCTATGCAGAGCACGgcaacacaatttaaaaacagcacTTCACATAAAACTGTAAGTCCTACTTCTCAGTGTACGTATCTTTGATTCGAGGATGTTCGGATATGGAATAGGTTTGTATTCACTGTACACAGCAATGTACAGTTACTTCATAGGTCCAGAGaataattattacatttaatttcattttattattattttgaggcCACTCTAAACTTCAGAAAGACGGTAGGGAAGCAggtttttctcaaattaaatattatttggtGTAGTGTTGTTGTACAGTAACCATATTGAGCGTTGAAACGATATTCAAATTGCAATCGTGAAATAaaggtatttacagtacagtatcatttaaaaaaaatgaaactgagtGTTTAAAAGAACCTGTACGAACCACATACTCCATGATTACTTACATTATTAACCGTGGTGATCTAGTGTGCTGCAATAAATGCGATTTTTAAGGGGTTGGCACCATAGTAAATTATTGAGTAGCTGATGAACATGCATCACGTGGAGATCGGCACTTCCTTCTTCCGTTCAGAAGCGAGGAGAAAAGGAGTTCACTGCAAAATGGaggttcatatttttttaaattttaaacatttccatTCATGATGTTCAAAGACGTTATAGGTATATTTAGCCTAGCGAATTAAactgtgtatttttatattacGATGCATGATTTCAACCTCAGACGATTCTTGCAATGGCTGCTTCGGGCTTTCCCGTTGTTGAATGTCGAGTACAATAAATGCATGCTTcggttttattttgaaaaatgatgGTAGTGTTTTCTGTTTCGAAAATAGCTGTTTTAGTTTACTTGAACGCAGTTTAAGTGCATGTATGCTGTCTGTCTTAAGAGTCATAAatgattaatattttcttaagcATATATAGTGCATGGTTATTTTAAAACGGGAGAACTGTCGTGGGTAAATGGTTTGGTGCATACTTGTTAAACACCGCTTACAATATGGAGGAATAGTCTGAAAGCTAAAATGGCGCAGCATGGATTCGTTTTCACAGAAACTTCTAGACGCTTGGTCATTTATATATGCATTTGTTTAGTATAATAAATGACAGACGACAAATAGTAGGGAATGTTTTCATGATAATTTTTACTTTAATAGAGAACTTATTCTGTCTTGTCTAGACGCACACATCTGGAATTTGTCGACTAAACGCCCTGTTCTCCGTAAAACACCGGATAGAGTAGGGAGCACTGGAAATCCGTATCTTTTATGTGGCTCGGTAGCTGTATGTCGTCTGTGTCTGATAGTACAAATAATTGTGTAGGGAATAAAATAACCAACTTCTCCgcgtcttattttttaaactttaatctTTTGATATGTTAGCTGAATAATACGTTATCTTCAAGCAGGAAATCTTAAACATCCGATTTTTTCTAAGTGTATCCCAGCTATCAAGCGCTGTTTATTCAAAAGACGAAATTGATACAGTAGCGAACATGCATACAAACATCAAGTAGatacaatgaaataaaaaccgCGGAAATGATAACAAAAATGATAGCATTTTGTATACCCCAAACCATTGAAACAGTTATAAAGTATAAGCCCACAACCCACTCTTCCCTTTTAGCTAATATTTAGGAAATAGTCAACGGAAAAGGTGTGGTTTTAATCTGgccttaaaaaaacagtaaataaattcAGATCGAGAAAAATACCAGGGTTCTTTTTTTGCAGAAAGGTATCTCGGATTCATCAGCTCTAAAGTGCCACAATGTATTCAAAAATtattaagtgaaaaaaaatgtttaagaagtGCCTGCCTTATTGTTTTGGAACTTCTAGCATTTCAATAACAAATGTGCAGTATCTAGTGATGCAAACAACAATATCAGCTCTAGGTCCATtcctattatacagtacatattttgtgAGCTTTGAGAAAATACTTTTTCCCTATCCctattatttatatatgtacTTAATCTCTATATATATGCATCTTTCTTATTAGGGGGATCTTAGGCTTGCTTTTTAATGAGTGCAGCCTTTTCTTCTTGCATGCAGTATTAATATGATCAAATGCTCCTGCCACTGCCTTACAGCACTCAGTGGATTCTATTAACTTGGGGGCATTGAACACACGAAAGAGATCCCTGCAGTATGAGCACTCGCAACAGGATTGGACAAGTTAAGTTCTTGCGGTTCAGAGTCTGGTAGATTTTTATTCCAATTCGGATTTTAACATTCCAGTGATTTAATTGGTGCAGGAACATAGCTCTTCTGATCTCCTCAGGTGCAAACCTGTAAAACTTGCTGGACTCCAGGGCTGGACTTGGGTAACCCTGACATAGAACATAAGCATGCTTGACAGTCAAGGCCATTAGAATTTGAGATGGCCTGTTTCACCTCAGACTAAACTAGAAACTTTATGACCTGAAAAATTAGAGGTGTTGTAGTTATTAATGTCCATATTCAACCCCAGTCTTTGTTCCACCACTGACcttattacttttaaatgaCAGAGCCATGACACCAAGGAGCCAGAGCAGCTGAGGAAACTGTTCATTGGGGGTCTGAGTTTTGAAACCACAGACGAGAGCTTGAGGGCACATTTCGAACAATGGGGGAAGCTCACAGATTGTGTGGtaagcttttaaaatcataaaCAGCTAAAAACCTTAACCTTAAGAAACACCGAGATAAGATGATGTAGAAACAAGATAACAATTTTAATCTAGCACTTTGGGCTTGATAATCACCCCTCAAGGAAATAGGTAGAACAGGTAATACTCTTATAAAGCATATTTTTAAGGGAGGTAAAATTGTATCAGGTTTTTCTGTAAATTTTTTTCTGGCGACAGGATTAAGAGTTATGAATATCAACTGACTCCTTGCCAGAAGTGATTaaacaaaaattatttcattgtgCTCATTTGTTGTGGGGGAATGCCTTTCAGGTCATGCGAGATCCAGCAAACAAGCGCTCGCGAGGATTTGGATTCGTGACGTACTCCTGTGTGCAGGAGGTAGATGCAGCCATGTCAGCCCGCCCACACAAAGTTGATGGCCGTGTTGTTGAGCCAAAAAGAGCTGTTTCCAGAGAAGTAAGCCTTGCGTGATTCATTATTAGTGTTCCCTACCTGCTGCTACAACAGTAGCTGACTACTGGAAGAAACAAGGCTGATTGCTTGTACTTTTTGCAGGATTCCTCAAAACCTGGTGCTCATTTaacagtaaagaaaatatttgttgGAGGGATAAAAGAGGATACAGAAGAGTACCATCTGAGAGAGTACTtcgaaaaatatggaaaaattgAAAGCATTGAAGTAATGGAGGAACGCCAGACTGGAAAGAAAAGGGGTTTTTGCTTTGTAACGTTTGATGACCATGACACAGTTGATAAAATTGTGGGTAGGTATATGAAAAAAACTTGACTAATAATGAAATTACATAGTTATAAAAAGGGTTTCTTGTCCCTGTAAGCAAGGCAATAACATGCACTTATATTAAAAGCAAGGGCTTTTACATGGTTGTGGCTCAGGAGTTAAACATATACCATCTCCTTATAATTAGGGTCAAGAATAAAAAAGGCCTGGTTGACTGTAATTATAGTTAACCTTGGGCACAAGAGGGGACCTCAGTGATTTTGGAAGAGAGGTGATTGTTGAGGTGCATTTGACAGGAGCTTCAGTGACCAAGATGGGTCAACTTGCTGATGTTTCATGAGCTGAGGTGTCTAACGTGATGTCAGCATGGAGCTCTGAGGGAAAAACATCATCAACAACAGGGCAACAGTGAGCAGAAGAGCATTCAGGATCGAGATAGGCCTGCATGAATTGGAAGAACAGGGCAAAATGGGCAAGGAACTGCAGATTCATTGACTGCACATCTCAACCTGGGGCACGAGCATCCGGTTTTGCCCAAAACAGTCCAAACAAGAAATCCAGAGAGCTGGATTCCATAGTTGGGTTGCAACGCGCAAGCTGCTCATCACACCTGGCAATGCATGTTAGTCCAGTGGTACAGCAAGTCCTGGCAGTGGAGAAAAGTGATACGGTCACATGATTTGTCATTCACCCTATTCTTGACAAAAGGACACGTACATGTTAGACCAATTTCAAGAATCCTACAGATTTGAAGTGCTTGGCTCCAACAGGGAAGGGTGTTCTGGTCTTCCAACATAGTTTGGCATGTATTATCCTGGTATGGTTTGGCTACTCTCATTACATTATAGGGCAAGGCCAAAGTGTGGTCCTATTAAGTGACTTTACATTGGTGTTGCCATTTCTTGTCAACTCcctgtgttttaaatgtttccagTAGTGCTCATATATTTGACAGTAAAAGTACTACAGTATGCATTCATTTAAAGTGATCTTTTAAAATCGAATTCTAATTGTTTTGCAGCCCAAAAATATCACACAATCAATTCACATAACTGTGAAGTCCGAAAAGCACTATCAAAACAAGAAATGCAGGCTGCTGCAAACCAGAGAAGTAAGTGGAATTAAGTAGAATTCGTTTTGAATCATATAGTAGTGTTTTCTCTTAAATCGAAGATCAtgacgttttttaaaaaaacttttgaaagtttttgtattttgcagtTAGATTGATatattcctgtttttattctctTATGGCTGTTACTATATAGTCTTACCGCATTCTGCTGTTTCTAGGTCGTGGTGGCGGCGGCTCTGGGAACTTCATGGGTAGAGGTGGAAACTTCGGAGGAGGCAATTTTGGCCGTGGTGGCAACTTTTCTGGTAGGGCTAAGTCCAGAATGATTGCTTGTGGTGTACAGTGGAAAGAAGTTTGGCTTTAattaaatctttattttgtaGGAGGATATGGAGGGGGCAGAGGAGGGTATGGAGGTGATGGAGGTGGCTACAATGGATTTGGTGGAGATGGTAAGTGCTTTCTGAAATAGTAAAAAATCGTTCGTTTTCTAAAAGAAAGTACTTAAATAATCAGAAATGTAATCCAGTTTTTTCCCATATACAATATCTTTAGGTATTGTCTGAATATGTAGTGAAATTGAAAAATGCAGCGTAGTAATGGTTTGTCTGCTAAGTTTATTGATTGATTCTGTCTGTTGTCACTTGGAAATGCAAATGACCAGATGTTGTAGATGATTTTAGAATTTTGATatgatttttacatttatttttacatctgatgttttttttaaagattagaGCTCCTTaggttcatgttttttttcaagggGGAAACTATGGAGGTGGCCCTGGGTATGGTGGAGGGCGAGGTGGCTACGGGGGAGGTGGACCAGGATATGGTAACCAAGGAGGAGGTTTTGGAGGATATGATAATTACAATGATGGAGGCAACTTTGGAGGTAAGCCTTTAAATTCTTATGGCTGCTAATTTTTGAGATTCAGAGAACTTCCCCGCTATGCAGTTTGTTATTAGTGGTTTtgcttagattaaaaaaaactttggataTTCCTGAACTCGATTAACTCAAATTTGATGAACTCTCTTGTATAAGAGGTGAGAAACCGGCTGTACAGACAATAAAAGTTAGAGATTCTAATACATGATTGAGGGAGTAAAAGTATATAAAATGGCAAAAACTGGGAAAGAGGAATTAATGATTTATGAAACAAGTCATACAGTGAAAGCAAGTCAAGTTGTTAGTGGGAGTTGCTTGTAAAGATggccttttgtttttaaaatacagcttGGGATATTTACTCACCCTTTTATGAAATCCTGGAAAGAAAAGTACTTGTGTTCATTAGGCAAGGCAGTGTTTGTAGCTTGCGTAACAAAGTGTTTATGAGTGTTTACAAAATTAGGAAACATCTTGCATAAAGAAATTCCAGTATGCAATTTGTTAAATAAGAAGGATTACAAAGAAGAGGCGTTCAGCCGATATAGTTtggtagtagctaattgatcaaaagatctcatccaaccatttcttgaaagaaaccagaggaTCGGCTTCTACAGTATGGCTGTGCAGCTTGTTCtgtactcccacagccctttgatgaaaaaagtgtcatgttttaaatgcacttccacttaGTTTCCTTGTTTCCCCTGGTTTGTGTTTAAGTCACTCTGAAGCGGTCCACTGGACTTGGTTATACTTGGATCAGATCCTCTAGTTAATCTTCTCTaattgaaactaaaaaaaacatttcttcatcCTGGTAGTGTACGCTTTTCTCTTTAGCTCAGGAATGTTGTTGATAGTCTataccttttgttttttgtaggaaactttggtggtggtggtggaaacTACAATGACTTTGGAAGTTATGGTGGACACAACTCTAACTATGGGCCTATGAAAGGCAGCAATTTTGGTGGCCGGAATTCAGGTGGTCCCTATGGTGGTAAGCACACTTTATC contains:
- the hnrnpa3 gene encoding heterogeneous nuclear ribonucleoprotein A3 isoform X3 codes for the protein MRDPANKRSRGFGFVTYSCVQEVDAAMSARPHKVDGRVVEPKRAVSREDSSKPGAHLTVKKIFVGGIKEDTEEYHLREYFEKYGKIESIEVMEERQTGKKRGFCFVTFDDHDTVDKIVAQKYHTINSHNCEVRKALSKQEMQAAANQRSRGGGGSGNFMGRGGNFGGGNFGRGGNFSGGYGGGRGGYGGDGGGYNGFGGDGGNYGGGPGYGGGRGGYGGGGPGYGNQGGGFGGYDNYNDGGNFGGNFGGGGGNYNDFGSYGGHNSNYGPMKGSNFGGRNSGGPYGGGYGSGGGSGGGYSTRRY
- the hnrnpa3 gene encoding heterogeneous nuclear ribonucleoprotein A3 isoform X2; amino-acid sequence: MSTRNRIGQSHDTKEPEQLRKLFIGGLSFETTDESLRAHFEQWGKLTDCVVMRDPANKRSRGFGFVTYSCVQEVDAAMSARPHKVDGRVVEPKRAVSREDSSKPGAHLTVKKIFVGGIKEDTEEYHLREYFEKYGKIESIEVMEERQTGKKRGFCFVTFDDHDTVDKIVAQKYHTINSHNCEVRKALSKQEMQAAANQRSRGGGGSGNFMGRGGNFGGGNFGRGGNFSGGYGGGRGGYGGDGGGYNGFGGDGGNYGGGPGYGGGRGGYGGGGPGYGNQGGGFGGYDNYNDGGNFGGNFGGGGGNYNDFGSYGGHNSNYGPMKGSNFGGRNSGGPYGGGYGSGGGSGGGYSTRRY
- the hnrnpa3 gene encoding heterogeneous nuclear ribonucleoprotein A3 isoform X1 codes for the protein MNMHHVEIGTSFFRSEARRKGVHCKMESHDTKEPEQLRKLFIGGLSFETTDESLRAHFEQWGKLTDCVVMRDPANKRSRGFGFVTYSCVQEVDAAMSARPHKVDGRVVEPKRAVSREDSSKPGAHLTVKKIFVGGIKEDTEEYHLREYFEKYGKIESIEVMEERQTGKKRGFCFVTFDDHDTVDKIVAQKYHTINSHNCEVRKALSKQEMQAAANQRSRGGGGSGNFMGRGGNFGGGNFGRGGNFSGGYGGGRGGYGGDGGGYNGFGGDGGNYGGGPGYGGGRGGYGGGGPGYGNQGGGFGGYDNYNDGGNFGGNFGGGGGNYNDFGSYGGHNSNYGPMKGSNFGGRNSGGPYGGGYGSGGGSGGGYSTRRY